The proteins below come from a single Plantactinospora sp. KBS50 genomic window:
- a CDS encoding DUF397 domain-containing protein gives MSTSEPRWRTSSRSNGTGACVEVADNLPGRVLVRDSKDRSGPVLAFAPAAWSAFVAGTPRRSRR, from the coding sequence ATGAGTACAAGTGAGCCACGTTGGCGCACCTCCAGCCGCAGCAACGGCACCGGCGCCTGCGTCGAGGTGGCGGACAACCTGCCCGGTCGGGTGCTGGTGCGGGACAGCAAGGACAGGTCCGGCCCGGTGCTGGCCTTCGCCCCGGCCGCCTGGTCGGCGTTCGTCGCCGGTACGCCCCGCCGGAGCCGCCGGTAA
- the msrA gene encoding peptide-methionine (S)-S-oxide reductase MsrA — MFLRRMTPQMPSPDQILPGRQTAMPVSDRHAVLGGPLQGPWPEGTRTAVFGMGCFWGAERLFWSLPGVLSTSVGYAGGQTPNPSYEEVCSGFTGHTEVVEVVYDPSIIDYQDLLKVFWENHDPTQGMRQGNDVGTQYRSAIYVTDDEQLALAEQSRDAFAPVVAKAGHGEITTEIARLGAYYYAEDYHQQYLAPSKNPGGYCNHGPNGMTCPVGVAKTA, encoded by the coding sequence GTGTTTCTTCGGCGCATGACGCCCCAGATGCCCTCACCGGACCAGATTCTTCCCGGCCGGCAGACGGCGATGCCGGTGAGCGATCGCCACGCCGTGCTCGGTGGCCCCCTGCAGGGCCCCTGGCCGGAGGGCACCCGGACCGCGGTGTTCGGCATGGGCTGCTTCTGGGGGGCCGAGCGGCTGTTCTGGTCGCTGCCCGGCGTCCTGTCCACCTCGGTGGGATACGCCGGCGGCCAGACCCCGAACCCCAGCTACGAGGAGGTCTGCTCGGGCTTCACCGGGCACACCGAGGTCGTCGAGGTGGTGTACGACCCCTCGATCATCGACTACCAGGACCTGTTGAAGGTCTTCTGGGAGAACCACGACCCGACGCAGGGCATGCGGCAGGGCAACGACGTGGGCACCCAGTACCGTTCGGCGATCTACGTCACCGACGACGAGCAGCTCGCCCTCGCCGAGCAGTCCCGGGACGCGTTCGCCCCGGTGGTGGCGAAGGCCGGGCACGGCGAGATCACCACGGAGATCGCCCGGCTCGGCGCGTACTACTACGCCGAGGACTACCACCAGCAGTACCTGGCCCCGTCGAAAAATCCGGGCGGTTATTGTAACCATGGACCCAATGGCATGACTTGTCCGGTTGGTGTCGCCAAGACCGCCTGA
- a CDS encoding helix-turn-helix transcriptional regulator, with protein sequence MAHPPMLELFAGELCRARTAAGLSRAELGELVGCPEVLLAKIEQAIRVPGAEFAQRCDKVLATDGLLTRIRTGLGREVLPPWLRDWSDIEREAVALRSYQPLVVPGLLQTEGYARALLAAGALRGDELEQQLAGRLERQVVLDREPPPRLDAVLDESVLHRLVGGRGVLREQLLRVLALGRRRSVHLHVVPAGAGAYPGLHGAFVLATAADGTDMGYLDGQLAGRVVERPSDVAALRQTWEEVRAEALPHRQSVELIERLTRG encoded by the coding sequence ATGGCCCATCCACCGATGCTGGAACTCTTCGCCGGTGAATTGTGCCGGGCGCGGACGGCGGCCGGGTTGTCCCGGGCGGAACTCGGTGAGCTGGTCGGCTGCCCGGAGGTGCTGCTGGCGAAGATCGAACAGGCGATCCGGGTGCCCGGGGCGGAGTTCGCCCAGCGCTGCGACAAGGTGCTGGCCACCGACGGGCTGCTCACCCGGATCCGCACCGGGCTGGGCCGCGAGGTGCTGCCGCCCTGGCTGCGGGACTGGTCGGACATCGAGCGGGAGGCGGTGGCGCTGCGCTCGTACCAACCGCTCGTCGTCCCGGGCCTGCTTCAGACCGAGGGGTACGCGCGGGCGCTGCTGGCCGCGGGCGCGCTCCGCGGCGACGAACTGGAGCAGCAACTCGCCGGCCGGCTGGAGCGGCAGGTCGTGCTCGACCGGGAGCCTCCGCCGCGGCTGGACGCGGTGCTCGACGAGTCCGTCCTGCACCGGCTGGTGGGCGGGCGCGGCGTGCTGCGGGAGCAACTGCTCCGGGTGCTGGCGCTGGGCCGGCGTCGGTCGGTGCACCTGCACGTGGTGCCGGCGGGCGCCGGGGCGTACCCGGGGCTGCACGGCGCCTTCGTGCTGGCGACCGCGGCCGACGGGACCGACATGGGGTATCTGGACGGCCAGTTGGCCGGCCGGGTGGTGGAGCGTCCGTCGGACGTGGCGGCGCTCCGGCAGACCTGGGAGGAGGTCCGGGCCGAGGCGCTGCCGCACCGGCAGAGCGTCGAGTTGATCGAGCGGCTGACCCGCGGCTGA
- a CDS encoding HIT family protein translates to MAGCVFCSIVRGEAPALMVADEPEVLAFLDTRPVFKGHLLVIPRDHVETLGDLPPAQVGGYFEAVRRFALAVQAGLGAGGSFVAINNRVSQSVPHLHTHVIPRTRGDGLRGFFWPRHRYDSDTDARTYAERIAAAL, encoded by the coding sequence GTGGCGGGATGCGTGTTCTGTTCGATCGTGCGGGGCGAGGCGCCGGCCCTGATGGTGGCCGACGAGCCGGAGGTGCTGGCGTTCCTGGACACCCGGCCGGTCTTCAAGGGGCACCTGCTGGTCATCCCGCGCGACCACGTGGAGACGCTGGGCGACCTGCCGCCGGCGCAGGTCGGCGGCTACTTCGAGGCGGTCCGGCGGTTCGCGCTGGCCGTGCAGGCCGGGCTGGGCGCGGGCGGCAGCTTCGTGGCGATCAACAACCGGGTGTCCCAGTCGGTGCCGCACCTGCACACCCACGTCATCCCGCGGACCAGGGGCGACGGGTTGCGCGGCTTCTTCTGGCCCCGGCACCGCTACGACTCCGACACCGATGCCCGGACGTACGCCGAGCGGATCGCCGCGGCGTTGTGA
- a CDS encoding cystathionine gamma-synthase, whose protein sequence is MDYGFETLAIHAGQEPDPRTGAVIPPIYQTSTYAQDAVGSPRLGYEYSRSGNPTRDALQQALAALEGGRTGLAFASGLAAEDTLLRAVCQPGDHVVIPDDAYGGTYRLFSRVAQRWGLNWTAAKVSDVDAVAAAIRPGHTRVVWVETPTNPLLGVADIAALAGIAHEAEALLVVDNTFASPYLQQPIAYGADVVVHSTTKYIGGHSDVVGGALITGDAELGEQLAYHQNAMGAVNGPFDAWLTLRGLKTLGVRMDRHCDNAERIADYLAGHAGVAQVCYPGRPEHPGHELAAKQMRRFGGMVSFRAAGGEEHAVRICDSARLFVLAESLGGVESLIEHPGRMTHASAAGSPLEVPADLVRLSVGIETADDLLADLEQALG, encoded by the coding sequence ATGGACTACGGCTTCGAGACGCTCGCCATCCACGCCGGCCAGGAGCCGGACCCGCGGACCGGCGCGGTGATCCCGCCCATCTACCAGACCAGCACGTACGCGCAGGACGCCGTGGGCTCGCCGCGGCTGGGCTACGAGTACAGCCGGTCGGGCAACCCCACCCGGGACGCGCTCCAGCAGGCCCTCGCGGCGCTGGAGGGCGGGCGTACCGGCCTGGCCTTCGCCAGCGGCCTGGCCGCCGAGGACACCCTGCTGCGCGCGGTCTGCCAGCCGGGCGACCACGTGGTGATCCCGGACGACGCGTACGGCGGGACCTACCGGCTGTTCTCCCGGGTGGCGCAGCGTTGGGGGCTGAACTGGACCGCCGCCAAGGTGTCCGACGTCGACGCGGTCGCCGCGGCGATCCGGCCCGGGCACACCCGGGTGGTCTGGGTGGAGACGCCCACCAACCCGCTGCTGGGTGTCGCGGACATCGCGGCGCTGGCCGGCATCGCCCACGAGGCGGAGGCGCTGCTGGTGGTGGACAACACGTTCGCCTCGCCGTACCTCCAGCAGCCGATCGCGTACGGCGCGGACGTCGTGGTCCACTCCACCACCAAGTACATCGGCGGTCACTCCGATGTGGTGGGCGGCGCCCTGATCACCGGCGACGCCGAACTGGGGGAGCAGCTGGCCTACCACCAGAACGCGATGGGCGCGGTGAACGGGCCGTTCGACGCCTGGCTCACCCTGCGCGGCCTGAAGACCCTCGGGGTACGGATGGACCGGCACTGCGACAACGCGGAGCGGATCGCCGACTACCTCGCCGGGCACGCCGGAGTGGCGCAGGTGTGCTACCCCGGCCGACCCGAGCACCCGGGCCACGAACTCGCGGCCAAGCAGATGCGTCGGTTCGGCGGGATGGTCTCGTTCCGGGCCGCCGGCGGCGAGGAGCACGCCGTACGGATCTGCGACTCGGCCCGGCTGTTCGTGCTCGCCGAGTCGCTGGGCGGCGTCGAATCGCTGATCGAGCACCCTGGCCGGATGACCCATGCGAGCGCCGCCGGCTCGCCGCTTGAAGTTCCCGCCGATCTCGTGCGACTGTCTGTCGGCATCGAGACGGCCGACGACCTTCTCGCCGACCTGGAGCAGGCGCTCGGCTGA
- a CDS encoding amidase, with amino-acid sequence MRDINATWVGATAKQIARGVRRGDVSATQVVADHLEYIGRADGELSAFRVVRGGEAIVEAEKVDEQDDLANLAMAGVPVAVKENTPVAGVPTWNGSAAARTPVAEFDHEVVRRLRGAGAVIVGVTRMPELGVWGSTDDATAITRNPWNLDRTPGGSSGGSAAAVAAGLVPIAHANDGLGSVRIPAACCGLVGLKPGRGVVPSQVGATDWFGLAEHGILATTVADAALGFAVLAGRAPDKLVPPAGLRVAVSLRSPVRGVRPDAPNRDAVTAASRLLARAGHDTIATDPAYPTSVGLSGIATWLAAVAAESRAAGLDPATLQPRTRRHAALGGFAERRGWVRESDRAAWRDRCLAFFTDNGVDLLLTPALAGPPLPARRWSERSWRSNLTANVRYAPYAAPWNIAGLPALVVPVGLRPDGLPAAVQLVGPPGTELLLLAVAGQFELAQPWSRHAPGHPRTAD; translated from the coding sequence GTGCGGGACATCAACGCGACCTGGGTGGGTGCGACCGCGAAACAGATCGCCCGCGGCGTGCGCCGGGGCGACGTGTCGGCCACCCAGGTGGTCGCGGATCACCTGGAGTACATCGGACGCGCCGACGGGGAACTGTCGGCGTTCCGGGTGGTCCGCGGCGGCGAGGCGATCGTCGAGGCGGAGAAGGTCGACGAGCAGGACGACCTGGCCAACCTGGCGATGGCCGGGGTGCCGGTGGCGGTCAAGGAGAACACCCCGGTGGCCGGGGTGCCGACCTGGAACGGCTCGGCCGCGGCCCGTACCCCGGTCGCCGAGTTCGATCACGAGGTGGTGCGGCGGCTGCGCGGCGCGGGCGCCGTCATCGTCGGGGTGACCAGGATGCCCGAGCTGGGCGTCTGGGGCAGCACCGACGACGCGACCGCGATCACCCGTAACCCGTGGAACCTCGACCGCACCCCCGGCGGCTCGTCCGGGGGGTCGGCGGCGGCCGTGGCGGCCGGTCTGGTGCCGATCGCACACGCCAACGACGGTTTGGGCTCGGTCCGGATCCCGGCCGCCTGCTGCGGGCTGGTGGGGTTGAAGCCGGGCCGGGGCGTGGTGCCCAGCCAGGTCGGCGCGACCGACTGGTTCGGCCTGGCCGAGCACGGCATCCTCGCCACCACCGTGGCCGACGCGGCGCTCGGCTTCGCCGTGCTCGCCGGCCGGGCGCCGGACAAGCTGGTGCCGCCCGCCGGGCTGCGGGTCGCGGTGTCGCTGCGGTCGCCGGTACGCGGTGTCCGGCCGGACGCCCCGAACCGGGACGCGGTGACCGCCGCCTCCCGGCTGCTGGCCCGGGCCGGTCACGACACCATCGCCACCGACCCGGCCTATCCCACCTCGGTCGGCCTCTCCGGCATCGCGACCTGGCTGGCCGCGGTGGCGGCGGAGAGCCGGGCGGCCGGGCTGGACCCGGCGACGCTCCAGCCGCGTACCCGCCGGCACGCGGCGCTGGGCGGCTTCGCCGAGCGGCGGGGCTGGGTCCGCGAGTCCGACCGGGCCGCCTGGCGGGACCGCTGCCTCGCCTTCTTCACCGACAACGGCGTCGATCTGCTGCTCACCCCGGCGCTGGCGGGTCCGCCGCTGCCGGCGCGGCGGTGGTCGGAACGCTCCTGGCGGTCGAACCTGACGGCCAACGTCCGGTACGCCCCGTACGCCGCACCGTGGAACATCGCCGGCCTGCCGGCGCTGGTGGTCCCGGTCGGGCTGCGCCCGGACGGGCTGCCGGCGGCCGTGCAGTTGGTCGGCCCGCCGGGGACGGAACTGCTGCTGCTCGCCGTCGCCGGCCAGTTCGAGTTGGCCCAGCCGTGGTCCCGGCACGCCCCGGGCCATCCGCGTACCGCGGACTGA
- the ilvA gene encoding threonine ammonia-lyase, which yields MTELVDLADVRAARDLLAGVTRTTPLEPSRPLTAALGGPVWLKCEHLQRAGSYKVRGAYVRISRLGPAERARGVVAASAGNHAQGVALAAGLVGTAATVFMPINAPLPKVAATKGYGARVELAGATVDESLLAAREFAERTGAVFIHPFDHRDVIAGQGTLALEILEQCPDVRTIIAGIGGGGLISGLAVATKAVRPDVRLVGVQADGAAAFPPSLRAGAPVRLPSYSTIADGIAVGCPGDLTFAHVAKLVDEVVTVSEEDISRALLMLLERTKQVVEPAGAVGVAALISGAVRVETPAVVVLSGGNIDPLLLLRVIEHGLAAAGRYLRLTVRCSDRPGQLASLLSQIAEHRGNVVDVEHQRHDPHLRLGEVGVALSVETRGAEHSDRLVRALRASGYQVSIAEPV from the coding sequence ATGACGGAGCTGGTTGACCTGGCCGACGTGCGGGCCGCCCGGGACCTGCTCGCCGGGGTGACCCGGACCACCCCGCTGGAGCCGTCCCGGCCGCTGACCGCCGCGCTCGGGGGCCCGGTCTGGCTGAAGTGCGAGCACCTGCAACGCGCGGGTTCGTACAAGGTGCGCGGGGCGTACGTGCGGATCTCCCGGCTGGGCCCGGCGGAGCGTGCCCGCGGCGTGGTGGCCGCCAGCGCCGGCAACCACGCCCAGGGCGTCGCGCTGGCGGCCGGCCTGGTGGGTACGGCCGCGACCGTCTTCATGCCGATCAACGCGCCGTTGCCGAAGGTGGCGGCGACCAAGGGGTACGGCGCCCGGGTGGAGCTTGCCGGCGCGACGGTGGACGAGTCGCTGCTGGCCGCGCGCGAGTTCGCCGAGCGGACGGGCGCGGTGTTCATCCACCCCTTCGACCACCGCGACGTGATCGCCGGCCAGGGCACCCTGGCCCTGGAGATCCTGGAACAGTGCCCGGACGTGCGCACGATCATCGCCGGGATCGGTGGCGGCGGACTGATCTCCGGGCTGGCGGTGGCGACCAAGGCGGTCCGGCCGGACGTCCGCCTCGTGGGGGTGCAGGCCGACGGCGCGGCAGCGTTCCCGCCGTCGCTGCGGGCCGGTGCGCCGGTCCGGCTGCCGTCGTACTCGACGATCGCCGACGGGATCGCCGTCGGGTGCCCCGGCGACCTCACCTTCGCGCACGTGGCAAAGCTGGTCGACGAGGTCGTGACGGTCTCCGAGGAGGACATCTCCCGGGCGCTGCTCATGCTGCTCGAACGGACCAAGCAGGTGGTCGAGCCGGCCGGTGCGGTGGGCGTCGCCGCGCTGATCAGCGGGGCCGTCCGGGTCGAGACGCCGGCCGTGGTGGTGCTCTCCGGCGGCAACATCGACCCGCTGCTCCTGCTGCGGGTGATCGAGCACGGGCTGGCGGCGGCCGGCCGGTACCTGCGGCTGACCGTGCGCTGCTCGGACCGGCCCGGTCAGCTCGCGTCGCTGCTGAGCCAGATCGCCGAGCACCGGGGCAACGTGGTCGACGTCGAACACCAGCGGCACGATCCGCACCTGCGGCTCGGCGAGGTGGGGGTGGCGCTGTCGGTGGAGACCCGAGGCGCCGAACACTCCGATCGACTGGTGCGGGCGCTGCGCGCCAGCGGCTATCAGGTGAGCATCGCCGAGCCGGTCTGA
- the greA gene encoding transcription elongation factor GreA: MSTTDREGATWLSQDAYDRLQAELDELIAARPAVAAEINERREEGDLRENGGYHAAREEQGKQEARIRYLQELLRRAQVGEAPKADAIAPGTVVTIYFDDDKDDTETFLLGSREIAATTDRTVYSPESALGQAILGTRSGQTVTYTAPSGADIKVTVVSFEPFGS, translated from the coding sequence GTGTCCACGACCGATCGCGAAGGCGCCACCTGGCTGTCGCAGGACGCGTACGACCGGCTGCAGGCCGAACTCGACGAGTTGATCGCCGCCCGGCCGGCCGTCGCAGCAGAAATCAACGAACGCCGCGAGGAGGGCGACCTGCGGGAAAACGGCGGGTACCACGCGGCGCGGGAGGAGCAGGGCAAGCAGGAGGCCCGGATCCGCTATCTCCAGGAACTGCTGCGCCGTGCCCAGGTCGGCGAGGCGCCGAAGGCCGATGCCATCGCGCCCGGCACGGTCGTGACGATTTATTTCGACGACGACAAGGACGACACCGAGACGTTCCTGCTCGGTTCCCGCGAGATCGCCGCGACCACCGATCGCACGGTGTACAGTCCCGAATCCGCCCTCGGTCAGGCCATTCTCGGCACCCGATCCGGGCAGACGGTGACCTACACCGCGCCCAGTGGCGCGGACATCAAGGTGACCGTCGTCAGCTTCGAGCCGTTCGGCAGCTGA
- a CDS encoding DUF4307 domain-containing protein, with product MSETHATTAPSAPVFPPGRYGRRRAPGGRRQRWLAVAFAVLLVALLGLVATRLYRQYGDPDYRAEVITYTEITDRQVVIDFRVTVPPGGSAVCLLRARSRDGVQVGEAQVPVSAAPGERHLRVRHRLATTARPLLGEVLRCRPDA from the coding sequence GTGAGCGAGACGCACGCCACAACCGCACCGTCGGCCCCGGTATTCCCGCCCGGCCGGTACGGTCGGCGGCGTGCGCCCGGCGGTCGCCGCCAGCGCTGGCTGGCCGTCGCGTTCGCGGTGCTCCTCGTGGCGCTGCTCGGCCTGGTCGCCACCCGGCTCTACCGGCAGTACGGCGACCCGGACTACCGGGCCGAGGTGATCACCTACACGGAGATCACCGACCGGCAGGTGGTGATCGATTTCCGGGTCACGGTGCCGCCCGGCGGCTCCGCGGTCTGCCTGCTGCGGGCCAGATCCCGGGACGGGGTCCAGGTCGGCGAGGCGCAGGTGCCGGTTTCGGCGGCGCCCGGCGAGCGGCATCTGCGGGTCCGGCACCGGTTGGCCACCACCGCCCGGCCGCTGCTCGGCGAGGTGCTGCGCTGCCGTCCGGACGCCTGA
- the mca gene encoding mycothiol conjugate amidase Mca: MAVHAHPDDESSKGAATTAKYVAEGVNVLVATCTGGERGSVLNPKLDRPEIWANIAEIRRAEMDAARAILGVEQAWLGFVDSGLPEGDPLPPLPEGCFALQDVDVAAGPLVRLIREFRPHVITTYDEEGGYPHPDHIMTHRVSVAAFEAAGDPARYPELGEPWQPLKLYYDVGFSRGKVIALHEAMLAAGLESPYADWLERWGDRTDKGSRITTRVDCSEYFPVRDDALRAHATQVDPDGFWFHVPMEVQRRAWPTEDFQLVRSLVETDKPETDLFAGVRGTDHAR; encoded by the coding sequence ATGGCGGTACACGCCCATCCGGACGACGAGTCCAGCAAGGGCGCGGCGACGACCGCCAAGTATGTTGCCGAGGGCGTAAACGTCCTCGTCGCGACGTGCACCGGGGGCGAGCGGGGCAGCGTGCTCAACCCGAAGCTGGACCGACCGGAGATCTGGGCGAACATCGCGGAGATCCGGCGCGCGGAGATGGACGCGGCGCGGGCCATTCTCGGCGTCGAGCAGGCCTGGCTGGGCTTCGTGGACTCCGGGCTGCCGGAGGGGGACCCGCTGCCGCCGCTGCCGGAGGGTTGCTTCGCGCTCCAGGACGTGGACGTCGCGGCCGGGCCGCTGGTCCGCCTCATCCGCGAGTTCCGGCCGCACGTGATCACCACGTACGACGAGGAGGGCGGCTACCCGCACCCCGACCACATCATGACCCACCGGGTCTCGGTGGCGGCCTTCGAGGCGGCCGGCGACCCGGCCCGCTATCCGGAGCTGGGCGAGCCGTGGCAGCCGCTGAAGCTCTACTACGACGTGGGCTTCTCCCGCGGCAAGGTCATCGCGCTGCACGAGGCGATGCTCGCGGCCGGGCTGGAGTCGCCGTACGCGGATTGGCTGGAGCGCTGGGGCGACCGCACGGACAAGGGCTCGCGGATCACCACCCGGGTCGACTGCTCCGAGTACTTCCCGGTGCGCGACGACGCGTTGCGGGCGCACGCCACCCAGGTGGACCCGGACGGGTTCTGGTTCCACGTGCCGATGGAGGTCCAGCGGCGGGCCTGGCCCACCGAGGACTTCCAGCTCGTGCGTTCGCTGGTCGAGACCGACAAGCCGGAGACCGACCTGTTCGCCGGGGTACGCGGTACGGACCACGCTCGCTGA
- a CDS encoding putative bifunctional diguanylate cyclase/phosphodiesterase: MVPTDRRDPQVGHHPALRWAGLTELSRRSLVLTAVLLAAALGAVAVGLASDPGPDGDTRTAGLRLAAAAATVALAQLARLRFKVASGTINVAWGEAALLVALYLVPAGLVPLAVFAGSAVAWTMLSVVSERRPPVEVLRVAASLTLGAALGTAVTTWLADPVGQSPTPRSALAMALGASVYLLVTVGLASITMAVRQDVPVGTLFLPTLHGKLLMFVGNVLVGLAVVTMLTAEPRWLLLLPPALWLLQQTYCHRLRADDERRIWRTFADATGALNQLDERGVATAGVTGALALFGADRVSIDVARLDGQWRRYHGDGTGEVADEAIPAQSRSDQSMSWLPDRRARGPGGWRFAEPAGPAGPAPDTDGRDRELNRSLTVGAVHVGELRVRLPAAVDPGLRDQAALSAFADALGAALHDAATHQELRVLAERSSYEARHDALTGLCNRSAMLAQGDALLRGLPRDHPVALLLLDLNHFKEVNDTLGHAAGDELLQITAARLSGLTRPGELLGRLGGDEFALLLTAPPATGRPGSLPHAIRRAREIVETLTEATEVAGVRMSVEASVGVVSATAGSADMTELLRRADIAMYQAKDGGGSVASYDSARDAASTDQLALLAELREALDSSDQLVLALQPAVDLSTGAPTGVEALIRWSHPRRGMLGPADFVRAVENSELLGAFTRYVLDRALGVAAEWARHGLDVPISINVSARSLLDPRLPAEIAESLRRHRVPAHRLVLEITETVVMSELEVIDEVLAALRALGVQLAVDDFGTGFSSLTFLARVAVDELKVDRSFVMRMADSAEAAAIVRITVHLARELGLRVVAEGVETADQRAALAQLGCTSAQGYHFFKPMPADKIVTVLRSLLSSAQARVLPLRADGVS, translated from the coding sequence CTGGTCCCGACGGACCGCCGGGATCCGCAGGTGGGCCACCACCCGGCCCTGCGCTGGGCCGGGCTGACCGAGCTGTCCCGGCGTTCGCTCGTGCTCACCGCCGTCCTGCTCGCCGCCGCCCTCGGCGCCGTGGCCGTCGGCCTTGCCAGCGACCCCGGGCCGGACGGCGACACCCGGACCGCCGGGCTCCGGCTGGCCGCGGCGGCCGCCACGGTCGCGCTCGCCCAACTCGCCCGGCTGCGGTTCAAGGTGGCCAGCGGCACCATCAACGTCGCGTGGGGCGAGGCCGCGCTGCTCGTCGCGCTCTACCTGGTGCCGGCCGGGCTGGTGCCGCTGGCCGTCTTCGCCGGCTCGGCGGTCGCCTGGACCATGCTGTCGGTGGTCTCCGAGCGCCGCCCCCCGGTCGAGGTGTTGCGGGTGGCGGCGTCGCTGACCCTGGGCGCCGCGCTCGGCACCGCCGTCACCACCTGGCTGGCCGATCCGGTCGGGCAGTCCCCGACCCCGCGGTCGGCCCTGGCCATGGCGCTGGGCGCCTCGGTCTACCTGCTGGTCACCGTCGGGCTGGCCTCGATCACCATGGCCGTCCGGCAGGACGTCCCGGTCGGGACGCTGTTCCTGCCGACCCTGCACGGCAAGCTGCTGATGTTCGTCGGCAACGTCCTGGTGGGTCTCGCGGTGGTGACGATGCTGACCGCGGAACCCCGCTGGCTGCTGCTGCTCCCGCCGGCCCTGTGGCTGCTGCAACAGACGTACTGCCACCGGCTGCGCGCCGACGACGAGCGGCGGATCTGGCGGACGTTCGCCGACGCCACCGGTGCGCTCAACCAGCTCGACGAGCGCGGGGTGGCGACCGCCGGGGTGACCGGGGCGTTGGCCCTGTTCGGTGCCGACCGGGTGTCGATCGACGTGGCCCGGCTGGACGGCCAGTGGCGCCGGTACCACGGCGACGGCACGGGCGAGGTGGCCGACGAGGCGATACCCGCGCAGTCCCGCTCCGATCAGAGCATGTCCTGGCTGCCGGACCGGCGTGCCCGCGGACCGGGCGGCTGGAGGTTTGCCGAACCGGCCGGCCCCGCCGGGCCGGCTCCGGACACCGACGGCCGGGACCGGGAGCTGAACCGCTCCCTCACCGTCGGCGCGGTGCACGTCGGCGAGCTGCGGGTACGGTTGCCGGCCGCCGTCGATCCCGGGCTGCGGGACCAGGCGGCGCTGTCGGCGTTCGCCGACGCGCTGGGCGCCGCGCTGCACGACGCCGCGACCCACCAGGAGCTGCGGGTTCTGGCGGAACGCTCCAGCTACGAGGCCCGGCACGACGCCCTGACCGGGCTGTGCAACCGGTCGGCGATGCTGGCCCAGGGCGACGCCCTGCTGCGCGGCCTGCCCCGGGATCATCCGGTGGCGCTGCTGCTGCTGGACCTGAACCACTTCAAGGAGGTCAACGACACGCTCGGCCACGCGGCCGGCGACGAGCTGCTCCAGATCACCGCCGCCCGGCTGTCCGGGCTGACCCGGCCCGGCGAACTGCTGGGCCGGCTCGGCGGCGACGAGTTCGCGCTGCTGCTGACCGCCCCGCCGGCCACCGGTCGACCCGGCTCACTGCCGCACGCGATCCGCCGGGCCCGGGAGATCGTCGAGACGCTCACCGAGGCGACGGAGGTGGCCGGCGTCCGGATGTCCGTGGAGGCGTCCGTCGGGGTGGTCTCCGCGACGGCCGGCTCGGCCGACATGACGGAACTGCTGCGCCGCGCCGACATCGCGATGTACCAGGCGAAGGACGGCGGCGGCAGCGTCGCCTCGTACGACAGCGCCCGGGACGCGGCCAGCACCGACCAGTTGGCCCTGCTCGCCGAGCTGCGCGAGGCGCTGGACAGCTCCGACCAGCTCGTGCTGGCGTTGCAGCCGGCGGTCGACCTGAGCACCGGCGCACCGACCGGGGTGGAGGCGCTCATCCGGTGGAGCCACCCGCGCCGCGGGATGCTCGGGCCGGCCGACTTCGTGCGGGCGGTGGAGAACAGCGAACTGTTGGGAGCGTTCACCCGGTACGTTCTGGACCGGGCGCTCGGGGTGGCCGCCGAATGGGCCCGGCACGGACTCGACGTACCGATCTCCATAAACGTCTCGGCCCGCAGCCTGCTCGACCCGCGGCTGCCGGCGGAGATCGCCGAGTCGCTGCGCCGGCACCGGGTTCCGGCGCACCGGCTGGTACTGGAGATCACCGAGACCGTGGTGATGAGCGAGCTTGAGGTCATCGACGAGGTGCTGGCCGCGCTGCGGGCGCTCGGCGTGCAGCTCGCGGTCGACGACTTCGGCACCGGTTTCTCCTCGCTGACCTTCCTGGCCCGGGTCGCCGTGGACGAACTCAAGGTGGACCGTTCGTTCGTGATGCGGATGGCCGACTCCGCCGAGGCGGCGGCCATCGTGCGGATCACCGTGCACCTGGCCCGGGAACTGGGTCTGCGGGTGGTGGCCGAGGGGGTGGAGACGGCCGACCAGCGGGCCGCGCTGGCGCAGCTCGGCTGCACCTCCGCCCAGGGGTACCACTTCTTCAAGCCGATGCCGGCCGACAAGATCGTGACCGTGCTGCGGTCGCTGCTGAGTTCGGCCCAGGCGCGCGTCCTGCCGTTGCGCGCCGACGGCGTCTCCTGA